A stretch of the Leptidea sinapis chromosome 5, ilLepSina1.1, whole genome shotgun sequence genome encodes the following:
- the LOC126964571 gene encoding uncharacterized protein LOC126964571, translated as MQDSSFDYELLFDLKKENQVYLNRTMSLLIKYIVKREVDNYRSRRTDAISRRLYSSLVMKLIDIAKDLPRNTSTISRIDTAHRYYMSVESKDMHDQMADVQVFHACARLYDIIFTAPRIISQLGNLDDLTPRLLVRKLTEMDIKPVHLGITLLIQYHLRNTVNFAISSKALDVLSTKPQAVGHQVIDMLKAIAARLLPVAELLDIHLAHSSPAFKDTCPSTWLGIVNNKNP; from the exons ATGCAAGATTCGTCATTCGATTATGAACTATTATTTGACCTGAAGAAAGAGAATCAGGTGTACCTGAACAGAACTATGTCACTACTCATCAAATATATTGTGAAACG GGAGGTAGACAACTACAGGTCAAGAAGAACAGACGCTATCAGTCGACGACTCTATTCATCGTTAGTAATGAAACTTATTGATATAGCGAAG GACCTCCCCCGCAACACCAGCACCATAAGCCGCATCGACACAGCGCACAGATACTACATGTCAGTGGAGAGTAAGGACATGCACGACCAGATGGCGGATGTCCAGGTATTCCACGCGTGCGCCAGGCTCTACGATATCATATTCACG GCGCCCAGAATAATATCACAACTTGGCAACCTGGATGATCTGACACCCAGGCTTCTGGTACGAAAACTCACCGAGATGGATATAAAGCCTGTGCACCTGGGCATCACTTTACTTATTCAG TATCATCTTCGAAATACAGTAAATTTCGCGATCAGTTCAAAAGCCCTGGACGTGCTATCTACGAAGCCCCAGGCTGTTGGTCACCAAGTCATCGATATGCTGAAGGCAATTGCTGCCAGACTTCTGCCGGTGGCTGAGCTTCTTGACATCCACCTGGCGCATTCTAGCCCAGCGTTTAAAGATACCTGTCCTTCAACTTGGCTTGgcattgttaataataaaaaccctTAA